A region of Epinephelus fuscoguttatus linkage group LG1, E.fuscoguttatus.final_Chr_v1 DNA encodes the following proteins:
- the LOC125885936 gene encoding probable transmembrane reductase CYB561D1, protein MPSDVEYSPVGEGLGMRDYWFYVWLRRAAVIAAHVTGLGLTLIISLLSRPGTSLFSWHPVCMSVAYCLCMTEGILLFSAEGSPFCFKSRKGKVRLHWFCQGLVLIAAATGLGFMVASKNVSEIPHLVSWHSLLGICTLAATVLQAGCGICMKFPKLLRLSSSPPRLKLYHATCGLVVYLLATVTVVSAMFSDWFQATVKGTAWWAFLLLPLFPALVVMNQITNAYLPRKKITS, encoded by the exons ATGCCGTCTGATGTGGAGTACAGCCCGGTGGGAGAGGGGCTGGGGATGCGGGACTACTGGTTCTATGTGTGGCTGCGGAGGGCGGCGGTGATAGCGGCTCATGTCACCGGCCTGGGCCTGACCCTCATCATCTCCCTGCTGTCCAGACCCGGAACCA GTCTGTTTTCTTGGCATCCAGTGTGTATGTCTGTTGCA TACTGCCTGTGTATGACTGAAGGCATCCTCCTCTTCTCGGCTGAAGGATCCCCCTTTTGCTTCAAATCTCGGAAGGGTAAAGTCCGTCTCCACTGGTTTTGTCAGGGTCTGGTCCTGATAGCTGCTGCCACTGGGCTGGGCTTCATGGTTGCCAGCAAGAATGTGTCCGAGATTCCCCACCTGGTCAGCTGGCACAGTCTGCTGGGCATCTGCACCTTGGCTGCCACCGTGCTCCAAGCGGGTTGTGGTATCTGCATGAAGTTCCCAAAGCTGCTGcgtctttcctcctctccaccGAGGCTGAAGCTGTACCACGCCACCTGTGGTCTAGTGGTCTACCTGCTGGCCACAGTGACCGTGGTCTCGGCCATGTTCTCAGATTGGTTCCAGGCCACGGTGAAAGGCACAGCCTGGTGGGCTTTCCTCCTGCTGCCCCTCTTCCCCGCCCTGGTGGTGATGAACCAGATCACTAATGCCTACCTGCCCCGCAAGAAGATCACCAGCTAG